In Thunnus thynnus chromosome 4, fThuThy2.1, whole genome shotgun sequence, a genomic segment contains:
- the rab44 gene encoding uncharacterized protein rab44 isoform X2 yields MSAQSGKKKRWGSRRRGGNQSERSEPDEFHVKDITSVVQANIPEENTESLNMLSNSDYSQLETKHPPSPELIGNRRKLGSSRRSKGRQHVTSVTEPYNKPREEVEENTSNETFEPTQMSLAIQPERHTELSQGNEHDILYVTHDSSLYSVTTQGYSSEVYNPSGSEVDLESLIPKNENLQAEHDQTETDCEVVSDSCKIMLGGTNKSDTLESAEVSDQVEQNAHHVGTSDFISSSLYLSSAVDQELIDQLKSREMPGEELPSVDSVTDTENKKRDDDTDLLRQDGNLQGNYLVSESYVKSEDIEFSSTPETTTDKSSFGENTEIENNVERATFSLPTEELSTNEELNERFNLSEVKDDQHSEDAVNKEHKQEVKATQMQEMHQIDYSSESVIHDATEKSDTCPEILIDQAEIRDTYQSELSVKSSDDSVPKQEISNPDENQDEHHSKERNMEALDQRNEDDHVSNKRKMGSSRRNKGRRHIKDSVAESYHKPTEEVDHVSNTKEPWISNIAPCQVYEGEGQVEDDIKPSAEEKVHQVKEGIISEFEEGKSSLQNLQSEINAPLDSQPQGDSISIEEQTDSSLNPIGNRRKMGSSRRNKGKQHIKDSVAESYHKPTEEVVENMRGSEAFETTKISLATEPIWQEELSQESEPEMTHDNSLYSATTPGYSSEVQNLTTTNHPETVFEGLLTKSENVQAHDDERETDSTVVSDVCKSVETMLEERDKSDTPQTEDISDQVKETSHLVGISALTSISVHSSSTADQQLNDQSNSREMSNEELPSVYSITDTENKERDDDTNMLRRDGILQVNYLTCESHVESEDEEFSTTPEVTTDKTSFGENTEIEYNVERATFSLPTEELSTNEELNEHFNLSEVKDDQHSEDAVNKVLVQEVKPTQMQEMHQIDYSSESVIHDATEKFDTCSENLIDQAEIRDTYQSGLSVKSPDDSVPKQEISNPDENQDEHHIKERNMEALDQRNEDDHVSNKRKMGSSRRNKGKRHIKDSVAESYHKPTEEVVENMRGSEAFETTKISLATEPVWQEQLSQEIEPEMTHDNSLYSATTPGYSSEVQNLTTTNHPETVLEGLLPESGNLQADDDERETDSAVVSHVCKSVETMLEERDKSDTPQTEDISDQVKETSHLVDISALTSISVHSSSTADQQLNDQSISREMSNEELPSVYSITDTENKERDDDTNLLRQDGILQVNYLTCESHVESEDVEFSTTPEVTTDKTSFGENTEIEYNVEQATFSLPTEVLSTNEGLNEHFNLSEVKDDQLSEDAVNKEHKQEVKASQIQEMHQIDYSSENVIQDATEKFDTCSENLIDQAEIRDTYQSELSVKSSDDSVPKQEISIPDENQDEHHIKERNMEALDQRNEDDHVSNTKEPWISNIAPCQVYEGEGQVEDDIQPSAEEKVHQEREELLHKVEEREYYLQNLQSEINATLDSQPQGDSISIEEQTDSSLNPIGNRRKMGSSRRNKGKRHIKDSAAESYHKPTEEVVENMRGSEAFETTKISLATEPVWQEELSQESEPEMTHDNSLYSATTPGYSSEVQNLTTTNHPETVLEGLLTKSENVQAHDDERKTDSTVVSDVCESVGTMLEERDKSDTPQTEDISDQVKETSHLVDISALTSISEHSSSTADQQLNDQSHSREMSNEELPSVYSITDTENKERDDNTNLLRQDGILQVNYLTRESHVESEDVEFSTTPEVTTDKTSFGENTEIENNVEQATFSLPTEELSTNEELNEHFNLSEVKDDQLSEDAVNKEHKQEVKASQMQEMHQTEYSSESVIHDATEKSDTCPEILIDQAEIRDTYQSELSVKSSDDSVPKQEISNPDENQDEHHSKERNMEALDQRNEDDHVSNTKEPWISNIAPCQVYEGEGQVEDDIQPSAEEKVHQEREELLHKVEEREYYLQNLQSEINATLDSQPQGDSISIEEQTDSSLNPIGNRRKMGSSRRNKGKRHIKDSAAESYHKPTEEVVENMRGSEAFETTKISLATEPVWQEELSQESEPEMTHDNSLYSATTPGYSSEVQNLTTTNHPETVLEGLLTKSENVQAHDDERKTDSTVVSDVCESVGTMLEERDKSDTPQTEDISDQVKETSHLVDISALTSISEHSSSTADQQLNDQSHSREMSNEELPSVYSITDTENKERDDNTNLLRQDGILQVNYLTRESHVESEDVEFSTTPEVTTDKTSFGENTEIENNVEQATFSLPTEELSTNEELNEHFNLSEVKDDQLSEDAVNKEHKQEVKASQMQEMHQIEYSSESVIHDATEKSDTCPENLIDQAEIRDTYQSELSVKSTDDSATEQDISNPDDKQDEHSIEESNMQALNQRNEDDHVSNTKEPWINNIAPCQVYEGEGQVEDDIQPSAEETVHQVKEGILSEFEEGKSSLQTQQSEINATLDSQPHGDSISIEEQTDSSFNPIRNRRKMGSSRRNKGRRYIKDPAAESYYEPTEEVVENMRGSEAFETTKISLATEPIWQEQLSQESEPEMTHDNSLYSATTPGYSSEVQNLTTTNHPETVLEGLLTKSENVQAHDDERKTDSTVVSDVCESVGTMLEERDKSDTPQTEDISDQVKETSHLVDISALTSISEHSSSTADQQLNDQSHSREMSNEELPSVYSITDTENKERDDNTNLLRQDGILQVNYLTCESHVESEDVEFSTTPEVTTDKTSFGENTEIEYNVEQATFSLPTEELSTNEELNEHFNLPEVKDDQHSEDAVNKEHKQEVKASQMQEMHQIDYSSESVIHDATEKSDTCPENLIDQAEIRDTYQSELSVKGTDDSATEQDISNPVDKQDDIQPSAEETVHQVKEGILSEFEEGKSSLQTQQSEINATLDSQPHGDSISIEEQTDSSFNPIRNRRKMGSSRRNKGRRYIKDPAAESYYEPTEEVVGNTRDNEILQAMKRSLIIEAPVEEKSVETMLEEMDKLDTSQTDEVSEQVKENAQEMPNEELPNVYSVTYTENKERDEDTELLGHHGNLQGNYLVSESHVQSAKYHENTEIVYSVEKAMISSPNGRLSTNEEQNEHFILAEVRDAQHSEDTVNKVHEQGDKPTQMHEMDQTDHSPFKEGKSSLHTLQSGTHSPLGSLHQDDSVSIKEQTHTGVNPTVNRRKMGSSRRHKGRQPVKDFVAVSDMDLKDEVIENTWGDEAFETMKMSSATETTRQEEFKDQTDPGFEPTEDIRRICSTVNEEDNTQNMQEEGTILSENVKDDSVKSNEEVSENVDDAHKSQQETQENSDYSENLQIKSKQRRRKLASNRRDLIRKLGKEMDNKDETEESNLHAESDIRNLDKVEKVAEIPIVVTTDVSQNEKAKLSLSTVYEEQEMNEASTVQDQEQMGHSSTCEMHSTERNMISGLDDLMALLPEESASFSEEVVNAIKSFQVPETDPGDRNVVVSVETPPVDDDKSTETFCETTQSDEKGPKDIKVIQGQDTNKKEALKQTTEAPGVAVADLEIVKSAIRGAEEGHKNVQDNIQEPKDVNEGAHNTNFEVKNSSPNLNQTNRRRKLGSSRRSQKKEVDNQATETNIGDAMTECVSGIKEKELQLQKEHKDGDSEPGKEKVFETVEYSHTGDSYTEPPSHQTVEENPAVSGQLVETELHLTPEDIPVKLATSPKYDAMSELAYEGRRRKLGSHRKSHGHQTAREGRIIEAETGRDVKTITDKSGIKTLEENREESEVIESDKKPSSNISISKTGEPVSERISVQHHYAEVRLGQESQKSLSLDNYKGANRYNVVMIGDSSVGKTSFMKRAQSGKFSFDLPASVGLDSCLWNVVVDGKPVVLQLWDTAGQERFHSITRQIFHKAQAFLLIYDITSSESFFAVRYWVDCIKEGAMDDVTVLLLGNKSDCSERKVATQEGEILAKEYNFDFMECSAATGENVVQSLEIVARLLSQKVDTTKDAVVLRKEPQQKKASGCC; encoded by the exons CTCGAGAGTGCAGAAGTCAGTGATCAAGTCGAACAAAATGCGCATCATGTTGGCACCTCTGATTTTATTAGTTCCAGTTTATATTTAAGCTCTGCAGTTGATCAGGAGCTAATTGACCAATTAAAATCCAGGGAGATGCCAGGAGAAGAACTCCCCAGTGTTGATTCTGTAACAgatacagaaaacaagaaaagagaTGATGATACAGACTTGTTAAGGCAAGATGGAAATTTACAGGGCAACTATTTGGTCAGTGAGTCATATGTTAAGTCAGAAGATATAGAGTTTTCTTCCACACCAGAGACAACCACCGATAAAAGCAGTTTCggggaaaacactgaaattgaaaacaaTGTTGAGCGAGCAACATTTTCATTACCAACAGAGGAGTTGTCTACAAATGAGGAACTAAATGAGCGCTTCAACTTATCTGAAGTCAAAGATGATCAGCATTCAGAGGATGCTGTAAATAAAGAGCACAAACAGGAGGTTAAGGCAACACAAATGCAAGAGATGCATCAAATTGATTACTCCTCTGAAAGCGTGATACATGATGCCACAGAAAAGTCAGATACTTGCCCTGAAATCCTGATTGACCAAGCTGAAATCAGGGACACATATCAATCTGAGTTGAGTGTGAAAAGTTCTGATGATTCTGTTCCTAAGCAGGAAATTTCAAATCCTGATGAAAATCAGGATGAGCATCACAGTAAAGAACGCAATATGGAGGCTTTGGATCAGAGAAATGAGGATGATCATGTatctaataaaagaaaaatggggTCTAGCCGACGAAATAAAGGAAGACGACACATCAAGGACTCTGTTGCTGAATCATACCACAAACCTACAGAGGAAGTTGATCATGTATCTAATACCAAGGAACCTTGGATCAGCAACATAGCACCATGTCAGGTATATGAGGGTGAAGGCCAAGTAGAGGACGACATAAAACCCAGTGCTGAAGAAAAAGTTCATCAGGTGAAGGAGGGAATAATCTCTGAATTTGAGGAGGGCAAATCCTCTTTACAAAACCTGCAATCAGAAATAAATGCTCCTTTGGACTCCCAACCTCAGGGTGATTCTATAAGCATAGAAGAGCAAACTGACAGCAGCCTCAACCCCATTGGGAACAGGAGGAAAATGGGGTCTAGCCGACgaaataaaggaaaacaacacatcaAGGACTCTGTTGCTGAATCATACCACAAACCTACAGAGGAAGTTGTTGAAAATATGAGGGGCAGTGAAGCCTTTGAAACAACTAAAATATCATTAGCAACAGAGCCAATATGGCAAGAAGAATTAAGTCAAGAGAGTGAGCCTGAAATGACACATGACAACTCTTTGTATTCAGCCACTACACCTGGTTATTCTTCTGAGGTTCAGAACCTCACTACAACAAACCATCCAGAGACTGTCTTTGAAGGTTTACTTACCAAAAGTGAAAATGTGCAAGCACATGATGATGAAAGAGAGACTGACTCTACAGTGGTGTCTGATGTTTGTAAATCTGTGGAAACTATGCTGGAAGAAAGAGACAAATCTGACACTCCTCAGACTGAAGACATTAGTGATCAAGTCAAAGAAACATCACATCTTGTTGGCATCTCTGCGTTGACTAGTATAAGTGTACATTCAAGTTCAACAGCAGATCAACAGCTGAATGACCAATCCAATTCCAGGGAGATGTCAAATGAAGAACTCCCCAGTGTTTATTCTATAACAGATACAGAAAACAAGGAAAGAGATGACGACACAAACATGTTGAGGCGAGATGGAATTTTACAGGTTAACTATTTGACATGTGAGTCACATGTAGAATCAGAAGATGAAGAGTTTTCTACCACACCAGAGGTAACCACCGATAAAACCAGCTTCGGGGAAAATACTGAAATCGAATACAATGTTGAGCGAGCAACATTTTCATTACCAACAGAGGAGTTGTCTACAAATGAGGAACTAAATGAGCATTTCAACTTATCTGAGGTCAAAGATGATCAGCATTCAGAGGATGCTGTAAATAAAGTGCTTGTACAGGAAGTTAAGCCCACACAAATGCAAGAGATGCATCAAATTGATTACTCCTCTGAAAGTGTGATACATGATGCCACAGAAAAGTTTGATACCTGCTCTGAAAACCTGATTGACCAAGCTGAAATCAGGGACACGTATCAATCTGGGTTGAGTGTGAAAAGTCCTGATGATTCTGTTCCTAAGCAGGAAATTTCAAATCCTGATGAAAATCAGGATGAGCATCACATTAAAGAACGCAATATGGAGGCTTTGGATCAGAGAAATGAGGATGATCATGTatctaataaaagaaaaatggggTCTAGCCGACGAAATAAAGGAAAACGACACATCAAGGACTCTGTTGCTGAATCATACCACAAACCTACAGAGGAAGTTGTTGAAAATATGAGGGGCAGTGAAGCCTTTGAAACAACGAAAATATCATTAGCAACAGAGCCAGTATGGCAAGAACAATTAAGTCAAGAGATTGAGCCTGAAATGACACATGACAACTCTTTGTATTCAGCCACTACACCTGGTTATTCTTCTGAGGTTCAGAACCTCACAACAACAAACCATCCAGAGACTGTCCTTGAAGGTTTACTTCCCGAAAGCGGAAATCTGCAagcagatgatgatgaaagaGAGACTGACTCTGCAGTGGTGTCTCATGTTTGTAAATCTGTGGAAACTATGCTGGAAGAAAGAGACAAATCTGACACTCCTCAGACTGAGGACATTAGTGATCAAGTCAAAGAAACATCACATCTTGTTGACATCTCTGCGTTGACTAGTATAAGTGTACATTCAAGTTCAACAGCAGATCAACAGCTGAATGACCAATCAATTTCCAGGGAGATGTCAAATGAAGAACTCCCCAGTGTTTATTCTATAACAGATACAGAAAACAAGGAAAGAGATGACGACACAAACTTGTTGAGGCAAGATGGAATTTTACAGGTTAACTATTTGACATGTGAGTCACATGTAGAATCAGAAGATGTAGAGTTTTCTACCACACCAGAGGTAACCACCGATAAAACCAGCTTCGGGGAAAATACTGAAATCGAATACAATGTTGAGCAAGCAACATTTTCATTACCAACAGAGGTGTTGTCTACAAATGAGGGACTAAATGAGCATTTCAACTTATCTGAGGTCAAAGATGATCAGCTTTCAGAGGATGCTGTAAATAAAGAGCACAAACAGGAGGTTAAGGCATCACAAATACAAGAGATGCATCAAATTGATTACTCCTCTGAAAATGTGATACAAGATGCCACAGAAAAGTTTGATACCTGCTCTGAAAACCTGATTGACCAAGCTGAAATCAGGGACACGTATCAATCTGAGTTGAGTGTGAAAAGTTCTGATGATTCTGTTCCTAAGCAGGAAATTTCAATTCCCGACGAAAATCAGGATGAGCATCACATTAAAGAACGCAATATGGAGGCTTTGGATCAGAGAAATGAGGATGATCATGTATCTAATACCAAGGAACCTTGGATCAGCAACATAGCACCATGTCAGGTATATGAGGGTGAAGGCCAAGTAGAGGACGACATACAACCTAGTGCTGAAGAAAAAGTTCATCAGGAAAGGGAAGAACTCCTTCATAAAGTTGAGGAGAGAGAATATTATTTACAAAACCTGCAATCAGAAATAAATGCTACTTTGGACTCCCAACCTCAGGGTGATTCTATAAGCATAGAAGAGCAAACTGACAGCAGCCTCAACCCCATTGGGAACAGGAGGAAAATGGGGTCTAGCCGACGAAATAAAGGAAAACGACACATCAAAGACTCTGCTGCTGAATCATACCACAAACCTACAGAAGAAGTTGTTGAAAATATGAGGGGCAGTGAAGCCTTTGAAACAACTAAAATATCATTAGCAACAGAGCCAGTATGGCAAGAAGAATTAAGTCAAGAGAGTGAGCCTGAAATGACACATGACAACTCTTTGTATTCAGCCACTACACCTGGTTATTCTTCTGAGGTTCAGAACCTCACTACAACAAACCATCCAGAGACTGTCCTTGAAGGTTTACTTACCAAAAGTGAAAATGTGCAAGCACATGATGATGAAAGAAAGACTGACTCTACAGTGGTGTCTGATGTTTGTGAATCTGTAGGAACTATGCTGGAAGAAAGAGACAAATCTGACACTCCTCAGACTGAGGACATTAGTGATCAAGTCAAAGAAACATCACATCTTGTTGACATCTCTGCGTTGACTAGTATTAGTGAACATTCAAGTTCAACAGCAGATCAACAGCTGAATGACCAATCTCATTCCAGGGAGATGTCAAATGAAGAACTCCCCAGTGTTTATTCTATAACAGATACAGAAAACAAGGAAAGAGATGACAACACAAACTTGTTGAGGCAAGATGGAATTTTACAGGTTAACTATTTGACACGTGAGTCACATGTAGAATCAGAAGATGTAGAGTTTTCTACCACACCAGAGGTAACCACCGATAAAACCAGCTTCggagaaaacactgaaattgaaaacaaTGTTGAGCAAGCAACATTTTCATTACCAACAGAGGAGTTGTCTACAAATGAGGAACTAAATGAGCATTTCAACTTATCTGAGGTCAAAGATGATCAGCTTTCAGAGGATGCTGTAAATAAAGAGCACAAACAGGAGGTTAAGGCATCACAAATGCAAGAGATGCATCAAACTGAATACTCCTCTGAAAGTGTGATACATGATGCCACAGAAAAGTCTGATACTTGCCCTGAAATCCTGATTGACCAAGCTGAAATCAGGGACACATATCAATCTGAGTTGAGTGTGAAAAGTTCTGATGATTCTGTTCCTAAGCAGGAAATTTCAAATCCTGATGAAAATCAGGATGAGCATCACAGTAAAGAACGCAATATGGAGGCTTTGGATCAGAGAAATGAGGATGATCATGTATCTAATACCAAGGAACCTTGGATCAGCAACATAGCACCATGTCAGGTATATGAGGGTGAAGGCCAAGTAGAGGACGACATACAACCTAGTGCTGAAGAAAAAGTTCATCAGGAAAGGGAAGAACTCCTTCATAAAGTTGAGGAGAGAGAATATTATTTACAAAACCTGCAATCAGAAATAAATGCTACTTTGGACTCCCAACCTCAGGGTGATTCTATAAGCATAGAAGAGCAAACTGACAGCAGCCTCAACCCCATTGGGAACAGGAGGAAAATGGGGTCTAGCCGACGAAATAAAGGAAAACGACACATCAAGGACTCTGCTGCTGAATCATACCACAAACCTACAGAAGAAGTTGTTGAAAATATGAGGGGCAGTGAAGCCTTTGAAACAACTAAAATATCATTAGCAACAGAGCCAGTATGGCAAGAAGAATTAAGTCAAGAGAGTGAGCCTGAAATGACACATGACAACTCTTTGTATTCAGCCACTACACCTGGTTATTCTTCTGAGGTTCAGAACCTCACTACAACAAACCATCCAGAGACTGTCCTTGAAGGTTTACTTACCAAAAGTGAAAATGTGCAAGCACATGATGATGAAAGAAAGACTGACTCTACAGTGGTGTCTGATGTTTGTGAATCTGTAGGAACTATGCTGGAAGAAAGAGACAAATCTGACACTCCTCAGACTGAGGACATTAGTGATCAAGTCAAAGAAACATCACATCTTGTTGACATCTCTGCGTTGACTAGTATTAGTGAACATTCAAGTTCAACAGCAGATCAACAGCTGAATGACCAATCTCATTCCAGGGAGATGTCAAATGAAGAACTCCCCAGTGTTTATTCTATAACAGATACAGAAAACAAGGAAAGAGATGACAACACAAACTTGTTGAGGCAAGATGGAATTTTACAGGTTAACTATCTGACACGTGAGTCACATGTAGAATCAGAAGATGTAGAGTTTTCTACCACACCAGAGGTAACCACCGATAAAACCAGCTTCggagaaaacactgaaattgaaaacaaTGTTGAGCAAGCAACATTTTCATTACCAACAGAGGAGTTGTCTACAAATGAGGAACTAAATGAGCATTTCAACTTATCTGAGGTCAAAGATGATCAGCTTTCAGAGGATGCTGTAAATAAAGAGCACAAACAGGAGGTTAAGGCATCACAAATGCAAGAGATGCATCAAATTGAATACTCCTCTGAAAGTGTGATACATGATGCCACAGAAAAGTCTGATACTTGCCCTGAAAACCTGATTGACCAAGCTGAAATCAGGGACACGTATCAATCTGAGTTGAGTGTGAAAAGTACCGATGATTCTGCTACCGAGCAGGACATTTCAAATCCTGATGACAAACAGGATGAGCATTCCATTGAAGAAAGCAATATGCAGGCTTTGAACCAGAGAAATGAGGATGATCATGTATCTAATACCAAGGAACCTTGGATCAACAACATAGCACCATGTCAGGTATATGAGGGTGAAGGCCAGGTAGAGGATGACATACAACCCAGTGCTGAAGAAACAGTTCATCAGGTGAAGGAGGGAATCCTTTCTGAATTTGAGGAGGGCAAATCCTCTTTACAAACCCAGCAATCAGAAATAAATGCTACTTTGGACTCCCAACCTCACGGTGATTCTATAAGCATAGAAGAGCAAACTGACAGCAGCTTCAACCCCATTAGGAACAGAAGGAAAATGGGGTCTAGCCGACGAAATAAAGGAAGACGATACATCAAGGACCCTGCTGCTGAATCATACTATGAACCTACAGAGGAAGTTGTTGAAAATATGAGGGGCAGTGAAGCCTTTGAAACAACTAAAATATCATTAGCAACAGAGCCAATATGGCAAGAACAATTAAGTCAAGAGAGTGAGCCTGAAATGACACATGACAACTCTTTGTATTCAGCCACTACACCTGGTTATTCTTCTGAGGTTCAGAACCTCACAACAACAAACCATCCAGAGACTGTCCTTGAAGGTTTACTTACCAAAAGTGAAAATGTGCAAGCACATGATGATGAAAGAAAGACTGACTCTACAGTGGTGTCTGATGTTTGTGAATCTGTAGGAACTATGCTGGAAGAAAGAGACAAATCTGACACTCCTCAGACTGAGGACATTAGTGATCAAGTCAAAGAAACATCACATCTTGTTGACATCTCTGCGTTGACTAGTATTAGTGAACATTCAAGTTCAACAGCAGATCAACAGCTGAATGACCAATCTCATTCCAGGGAGATGTCAAATGAAGAACTCCCCAGTGTTTATTCTATAACAGATACAGAAAACAAGGAAAGAGATGACAACACAAACTTGTTGAGGCAAGATGGAATTTTACAGGTTAACTATTTGACATGTGAGTCACATGTAGAATCAGAAGATGTAGAGTTTTCTACCACACCAGAGGTAACCACCGATAAAACCAGCTTCggagaaaatactgaaattgaataCAATGTTGAGCAAGCAACATTTTCATTACCAACAGAGGAGTTGTCTACAAATGAGGAACTAAATGAGCATTTCAACTTACCTGAGGTCAAAGATGATCAACATTCAGAGGATGCTGTAAATAAAGAGCACAAACAGGAGGTTAAGGCATCACAAATGCAAGAGATGCATCAAATTGATTACTCCTCTGAAAGTGTGATACATGATGCCACAGAAAAGTCTGATACTTGCCCTGAAAACCTGATTGACCAAGCTGAAATCAGGGACACGTATCAATCTGAGTTGAGTGTGAAAGGTACTGATGATTCTGCTACCGAGCAGGACATTTCAAATCCTGTTGACAAACAGGACGACATACAACCCAGTGCTGAAGAAACAGTTCATCAGGTGAAGGAGGGAATCCTTTCTGAATTTGAGGAGGGCAAATCCTCTTTACAAACCCAGCAATCAGAAATAAATGCTACTTTGGATTCCCAACCTCATGGTGATTCTATAAGCATAGAAGAGCAAACTGACAGCAGCTTCAACCCCATTAGGAACAGAAGGAAAATGGGGTCTAGCCGACGAAATAAAGGAAGACGATACATCAAGGACCCTGCTGCTGAATCATACTATGAACCTACAGAGGAAGTTGTTGGAAATACCAGGGATAATGAAATCCTTCAAGCAATGAAAAGATCACTAATTATAGAGGCACCCGTGGAGGAAAAATCAGTGGAAACCATGCTGGAAGAAATGGACAAATTAGACACTTCTCAGACCGACGAGGTTAGCgaacaagtaaaagaaaatgcacAAGAGATGCCAAATGAAGAGCTTCCCAATGTTTATTCTGTAACATATACAGAAAACAAGGAAAGAGATGAGGACACAGAATTGTTAGGTCACCATGGAAATTTACAGGGCAACTATTTAGTCAGTGAATCACATGTACAATCAGCAAAATATCACGAAAACACAGAAATTGTATACAGTGTTGAGAAAGCAATGATTTCATCACCAAATGGGAGGTTGTCTACAAATGAGGAACAAAATGAGCATTTCATCTTAGCCGAAGTCAGAGATGCCCAGCACTCAGAGGACACTGTAAATAAGGTACATGAACAGGGGGATAAGCCAACACAAATGCACGAAATGGATCAAACTGATCACTCCCCGTTTAAGGAGGGCAAATCTTCTTTACACACCCTGCAATCAGGAACACATTCTCCTTTGGGCTCCCTACATCAGGATGATTCTGTGAGTATCAAAGAACAAACTCACACAGGTGTCAACCCCACAGTGAACAGACGAAAAATGGGGTCAAGTCGAAGACATAAAGGAAGACAGCCTGTCAAGGACTTTGTTGCTGTATCAGACATGGACCTAAAAGACGAAGTTATAGAAAATACCTGGGGGGATGAAGCCtttgaaacaatgaaaatgtcatcTGCAACAGAGACAACAAGGCAGGAAGAATTCAAAGACCAAACCGACCCAGGATTCGAACCCACTGAGGACATAAGAAGAATTTGTTCAACTGTGAATGAAGAAgataacacacaaaatatgcaggAGGAAGGCACAATTTTGTCAGAGAATGTCAAAGATGACTCTGTCAAATCCAATGAGGAAGTCAGTGAGAATGTAGATGATGCACATAAGAGCCAACAAGAGACACAAGAAAATTCAGATTACAGCGAAAACTTGcaaataaaatccaaacagaggagaagaaagttGGCCTCTAATCGCAGGGATCTCATAAGGAAACTAGGGAAAGAAATGGACAACAAAGACGAAACAGAGGAAAGCAACTTACATGCAGAATCTGATATAAGAAATCTTGACAAGGTGGAAAAGGTGGCAGAGATACCAATAGTAGTAACAACAGATGTATCACAAAATGAAAAGGCAAAACTATCACTGAGTACTGTGTATGAAGAACAGGAAATGAATGAAGCCAGCACTGTTCAAGATCAGGAGCAAATGGGACATAGCAGTACCTGTGAAATGCACAGTACAGAGAGAAATATGATATCCGGCCTAGATGATTTAATGGCTCTCCTTCCTGAAGAATCTGCCTCCTTCAGTGAGGAAGTAGTTAATGCTATTAAGTCTTTTCAGGTACCTGAGACTGACCCAGGAGACAGAAATGTAGTTGTTAGTGTGGAAACACCTCCAGTAGATGATGATAAAAGCACAGAGACTTTTTGTGAGACCACACAAAGTGATGAGAAAGGACCAAAAGACATAAAAGTAATACAGGGCCAAGATACTAATAAAAAAGAGGCTTTGAAACAGACAACAGAAGCACCTGGTGTAGCTGTGGCAGATTTGGAAATTGTGAAATCTGCAAtcagaggagctgaagaaggGCATAAGAATGTCCAGGATAATATACAAGAGCCAAAGGATGTGAATGAGGGAGCGCACAATACAAACTTTGAGGTGAAGAATTCAAGTCCAAATCTAAATCAGACAAACAGGAGAAGAAAGTTGGGCTCTTCACGTAGGAGTCAAAAGAAGGAGGTGGATAATCAggcaacagaaacaaatataGGAGATGCAATGACTGAATGTGTCTCTGGCATCAAAGAGAAAGAGCTACAGCTTCAGAAAGAACACAAAGACGGTGACTCTGAACcagggaaagaaaaagtttttGAAACAGTGGAGTACAGCCACACTGGTGATTCTTACACAGAACCTCCGAGTCACCAGACAGTTGAAGAAAATCCTGCTGTCTCAGGCCAGCTGGTTGAAACAGAGCTTCATCTGACTCCAGAAGATATCCCTGTAAAACTAGCCACCTCTCCCAAATATGATGCAATGTCAGAATTAGCATAtgaagggagaagaagaaaattggGATCTCACCGGAAGTCACATGGACACCAAACTGCAAGAGAGGGCAGAATAATAGAAGCAGAAACTGGGAGAGATGTCAAAACAATCACGGATAAGAGTGGCATCAAGACCTTGGAAGAGAACAGAGAAGAATCAGAG GTTATTGAAAGTGACAAGAAACCATCATCCAACATCAGCATCTCAAAGACAGGAGAGCCTGTGAG tgAGAGGATTTCAGTCCAACACCATTATGCTGAAGTCCGCCTGGGTCAAGAGAGTCAAAAAAGTCTTTCTTTAg ATAATTACAAAGGAGCAAACCGTTACAATGTGGTCATGATTGGAGACAGCAGTGTGGGCAAGACCTCCTTCATGAAAAGAGCTCAAAGTGGGAAGTTTTCTTTTGATTTACCTGCCTCTGTTG GTCTTGATTCATGCTTGTGGAATGTGGTGGTGGACGGAAAACCTGTGGTGCTACAGTTGTGGGATACAGCAGGACAAGAAAG GTTTCACAGCATCACCAGACAGATATTTCATAAAGCGCAGGCATTTCTCTTGATatatgacatcacttcctctgAGAGCTTCTTTGCAGTCCGCTACTGGGTAGACTGTATTAAG GAAGGGGCTATGGACGATGTGACTGTTTTACTTCTTGGGAATAAGAGTGATTGTTCAGAGCGTAAGGTTGCCACTCAGGAAGGGGAAATTCTCGCTAAG GAGTACAACTTTGACTTCATGGAGTGCAGCGCTGCCACAGGTGAAAACGTGGTTCAGTCTTTGGAAATTGTGGCCAG gcTATTGAGTCAAAAAGTTGACACAACAAAGGATGCTGTGGTGTTACGCAAAGAGCCTCAACAGAAAAAAGCATCAGGATGTTGCTGA